The following proteins are encoded in a genomic region of Reichenbachiella sp.:
- a CDS encoding SH3 domain-containing protein, whose amino-acid sequence MSKKQNNIFKFISILFIGMMATSFSSFGGEDKGLLAQADSLFKLQKYTESFEIYEQVLEGSNEASPQMLMKMAYIKEGLGDYNQALYFLNKYYQQTSDKKAQNKMEELATDHEVNGFALSDTTLFKGLVHKYYAEFNLLIFGVALFLIGIVLYRKFKSGSNATPYAVSAVVVLLLFFWLTNFELSEPKGIIIEDHAYLMTGPSGGADLIEVVKKGHRLNILDEAGVWIKVEWNGREAYIRSKMIKRIS is encoded by the coding sequence ATGAGTAAAAAACAAAACAATATCTTCAAATTTATTTCAATACTTTTCATTGGTATGATGGCTACTTCTTTTTCCTCATTTGGAGGTGAAGATAAAGGACTATTAGCCCAAGCTGATTCACTATTCAAGCTTCAAAAATATACCGAGTCATTCGAAATATATGAGCAGGTATTGGAGGGAAGTAACGAGGCTTCACCACAGATGCTCATGAAGATGGCTTATATCAAAGAAGGTTTGGGAGATTATAACCAGGCGTTGTATTTTTTGAATAAATACTACCAACAAACATCAGATAAGAAGGCACAGAATAAAATGGAAGAATTAGCCACTGATCATGAGGTTAATGGCTTTGCCTTATCTGATACCACGCTTTTCAAGGGGTTGGTACATAAATATTATGCAGAATTCAATCTACTCATCTTTGGTGTTGCACTTTTCCTGATAGGTATAGTCCTTTATAGAAAGTTCAAATCAGGTTCTAATGCTACGCCATACGCTGTTTCTGCCGTTGTGGTGCTCTTGCTTTTCTTTTGGTTAACCAACTTTGAGTTGAGTGAACCTAAAGGCATTATCATCGAGGATCATGCCTATCTGATGACTGGCCCATCTGGGGGAGCCGATCTAATTGAAGTGGTGAAAAAAGGGCACCGCCTCAATATTTTGGATGAAGCAGGTGTTTGGATTAAAGTGGAATGGAATGGAAGAGAAGCTTACATCCGGTCAAAGATGATCAAACGTATCAGTTAG
- a CDS encoding SDR family oxidoreductase, whose amino-acid sequence MPKTQTVVITGGTSGIGKACAELYASKGYNLVLTGRNQEKLDQVIESFQSSGHQALGIQADAASEEGAKDVIEQTIKTFGSLDVLICNAGISMRAMFEDLDLKVFREVMDINFMGTVNYVKYALPHLLESKGTIIGISSINGHRGTPARTAYSSSKFAMEGFFEALRTELLYRGVHVLVASPGYTGTNIRNTALTADGKIQGESPKDESKMMTAEEVALRIYKGHQRKTRNFILTPLGWWLNFLNHFVPRLMDKIVYNVLAKEPDSPLKDKAN is encoded by the coding sequence ATGCCCAAAACTCAAACAGTTGTCATTACCGGAGGAACTTCAGGAATAGGCAAAGCCTGTGCAGAACTGTATGCTTCCAAAGGATATAATCTTGTATTAACCGGTCGCAACCAAGAAAAGTTAGACCAAGTCATTGAATCTTTTCAATCTTCAGGTCATCAAGCTTTAGGAATACAGGCTGATGCGGCCAGCGAAGAAGGGGCTAAAGATGTCATAGAGCAAACGATTAAAACCTTTGGCTCATTGGATGTATTGATTTGCAATGCTGGCATCTCTATGAGAGCTATGTTTGAAGACCTGGACCTAAAAGTCTTCCGAGAAGTCATGGATATCAATTTCATGGGAACAGTCAACTACGTGAAGTACGCTTTGCCTCATTTATTGGAATCGAAAGGAACCATTATCGGAATTTCATCTATTAATGGACACCGAGGGACTCCAGCGCGAACAGCCTATTCTTCTTCTAAGTTTGCCATGGAGGGTTTCTTTGAAGCACTAAGAACGGAATTGCTTTATCGCGGTGTTCATGTATTAGTAGCAAGCCCCGGTTATACAGGCACAAATATCCGAAATACTGCCCTTACCGCCGACGGAAAGATACAAGGCGAATCTCCTAAGGATGAAAGTAAAATGATGACTGCAGAAGAAGTAGCCCTGCGTATTTACAAAGGACACCAAAGAAAAACACGCAATTTTATACTTACACCTCTAGGTTGGTGGTTGAATTTTCTCAATCACTTTGTTCCGAGATTGATGGACAAGATTGTATATAATGTGTTGGCCAAAGAACCAGATTCTCCGCTCAAAGATAAGGCTAACTGA
- a CDS encoding DUF5686 and carboxypeptidase regulatory-like domain-containing protein, translating into MHAIIKSFLVSLLFIGSFCQGMAAELFGTVTDQQGEPLPYATLYIQNTTKGTTTNIEGRYSIELAPGEYVLTYQYVGYKKQEIPLKVDHRRIRLDVVLEAEVLELQEVVVTATGEDPAYQVIREAIAKRKYHLEEVQAYKCKVYIKGMQTLDEKPDQVLGVNIPLDTGIVYLSESVSELSVAQPDKIKEVMISSKMSGGNSAFSYNQGSQMLISFYDNLLNFPGLSERGFVSPIANNALMFYDYKLEGTILEGEYLINKIKVIPKRKNDPAFQGFIYIMEDSWRIHSVDLRLTKEHQIEFIDQVNVYQVYAPVQDGVWMLLSQRFAYYLNVLGFRGNGNFVGIHSEYQIQLNDKLAQSKGITAQKLFADGYFDNEVLKIEKEANKRDKEYWEEVRPIPLTKIEKIDYLWKDSLQVLMQRKPYKDSVDKYANKFNIENLFIGGYFRQQSFKERYYRFQPIYDLLQYNTVEGAVINLKTIYTQEKDAIWKYQITPTVRYGFSSQELYYKGKFAYQFDPIKRTRAFLEGGKFVSQFNEDEPISPLINSFETLVNRRSYMKLYEKAFAKLYYSSEIVNGITWKATLEYARRNELFNSADYSFFYNEDRDFAPNAPLNAELPNTSFGTSDALIFGTSFYIKFGQKYITRPDQKFNLDSPYPTLFVYYRKGIAALGSDVDFDEVAIRVSKELNYGLLGSGNYTAWAGTFLNDNQMTFIDYKHHMGNQSVFAKFGNDHYQLLDYYQFSTSGSWIGLHADHHFNGFILNKLPFIRKSKAQVVGTAKYLHTSASGHYIEYGLGLEHLFKVLRLDYYGAVQDGTNYGHGFRVGLGF; encoded by the coding sequence ATGCACGCAATTATTAAATCATTTCTAGTCAGTCTACTATTTATAGGATCCTTCTGTCAAGGGATGGCTGCAGAGCTTTTTGGTACGGTTACAGATCAGCAAGGAGAGCCTCTTCCTTATGCCACCCTATATATTCAAAACACTACAAAAGGAACTACAACTAACATTGAAGGCAGGTACAGTATCGAGCTTGCACCAGGTGAGTATGTACTGACCTATCAATATGTAGGTTATAAGAAACAGGAAATTCCGCTGAAGGTAGATCATCGACGCATACGATTAGATGTTGTGCTGGAAGCAGAAGTTTTAGAGCTTCAGGAAGTAGTCGTGACCGCAACAGGTGAGGACCCAGCTTATCAGGTTATTCGTGAGGCGATTGCCAAAAGAAAATATCATTTGGAAGAAGTACAAGCTTACAAATGCAAAGTATATATCAAAGGCATGCAGACCTTAGATGAAAAACCTGATCAAGTACTGGGAGTCAATATCCCACTAGACACGGGTATTGTGTATCTGTCTGAATCTGTTTCTGAGTTGAGTGTAGCTCAACCAGACAAAATCAAGGAGGTGATGATCTCTTCCAAAATGAGTGGGGGCAATTCGGCTTTTAGCTATAATCAAGGATCACAGATGCTCATTTCATTTTATGATAATTTATTGAATTTTCCTGGATTGTCTGAACGAGGTTTTGTTTCTCCGATTGCCAATAATGCCTTGATGTTCTATGATTACAAATTGGAAGGAACGATTTTGGAAGGGGAGTATTTGATCAACAAAATTAAAGTCATTCCGAAAAGGAAAAATGACCCTGCTTTTCAAGGGTTTATCTACATCATGGAAGACTCGTGGAGGATTCATAGTGTGGATTTGAGGTTGACCAAAGAACATCAGATTGAGTTTATAGATCAAGTCAATGTTTATCAGGTTTATGCGCCTGTACAAGATGGTGTCTGGATGTTGCTATCTCAGCGATTTGCTTACTATCTCAACGTGCTTGGATTTAGAGGCAATGGAAATTTTGTTGGGATACATTCCGAATACCAAATTCAACTCAACGATAAATTAGCTCAATCAAAAGGAATTACTGCTCAAAAGTTATTTGCAGATGGATATTTTGATAATGAGGTGCTAAAAATTGAAAAAGAAGCCAACAAAAGAGATAAAGAATACTGGGAAGAAGTAAGACCCATACCACTGACTAAAATTGAGAAAATTGACTATTTGTGGAAAGACAGTTTGCAAGTATTGATGCAGAGAAAACCCTACAAAGACTCAGTGGATAAATACGCCAATAAGTTCAATATTGAAAATCTATTTATCGGTGGCTATTTCAGACAACAATCATTTAAGGAGCGGTATTATAGGTTTCAACCTATTTACGACCTTTTGCAATACAATACCGTGGAAGGAGCGGTCATAAACTTAAAAACTATTTATACCCAAGAAAAAGATGCGATTTGGAAGTATCAAATCACACCAACCGTACGGTATGGGTTTTCCAGCCAGGAGTTATACTACAAAGGCAAGTTTGCTTATCAATTTGATCCAATCAAGAGAACCAGAGCATTTTTAGAGGGAGGGAAGTTTGTATCTCAGTTCAATGAAGATGAGCCCATTTCACCCTTGATCAATTCGTTCGAGACGCTGGTGAACAGAAGGAGTTATATGAAGCTGTATGAAAAAGCTTTTGCAAAACTTTACTATTCGAGTGAGATTGTGAATGGAATTACATGGAAGGCCACGCTGGAGTATGCGAGAAGAAACGAACTATTCAACTCGGCAGACTATTCTTTTTTTTACAACGAGGATCGAGATTTTGCGCCTAACGCTCCACTCAATGCAGAATTACCAAATACGTCCTTTGGCACGTCAGACGCACTCATTTTTGGAACGAGTTTTTATATCAAGTTTGGGCAGAAGTATATCACACGACCCGATCAAAAATTCAATTTAGACAGTCCTTATCCGACTTTGTTTGTGTATTACCGAAAGGGTATTGCTGCGTTAGGATCGGATGTCGATTTTGACGAGGTGGCTATTCGGGTCTCTAAAGAGTTGAATTATGGGCTGTTGGGCAGTGGAAATTACACGGCCTGGGCCGGTACGTTTCTCAATGACAACCAGATGACATTCATTGATTATAAACACCATATGGGCAATCAGTCTGTATTTGCCAAGTTTGGCAATGATCATTATCAGCTATTGGATTATTATCAATTCAGTACCTCAGGGTCTTGGATTGGCCTTCATGCAGACCATCACTTCAATGGTTTTATTTTGAACAAATTGCCTTTTATTCGGAAATCGAAAGCTCAGGTAGTGGGTACTGCTAAGTATTTGCATACCTCTGCTTCAGGTCATTATATAGAATATGGTCTGGGATTGGAGCATTTGTTCAAAGTGCTTCGTCTTGATTATTATGGAGCTGTACAAGACGGTACCAATTATGGACATGGTTTTAGAGTGGGACTGGGGTTTTAA
- a CDS encoding gliding motility-associated C-terminal domain-containing protein — MKKLILVLLIGLLTQLKALAFHIVGGEIELVHIDGYQYYLNLVQYFDNAQTDNPGPDLSVQVYLFRNSDHSLIRTEILNLSSEQAVKYTNPECAIGSLKTSQVFYTAEITLEPSIFNEPEGYYAVWERCCRNTSITNITNPGGQGMAYVLDFPPVIKNGEQFINSSPQLFPPLSDYACVNQTYYTDFAGTDVDGDSIAYSLQLPFNSSSQVALPIPQPKPFVELIYANGSNINNIIPGNPSLGITSAGFLTVNPSTTGLYVFSVLVEEYRDQEKIGELRRDFQMLVIDGCDPPTPPKAEVRLPGETEFYNEIDIINYSASEEKCFEYLVVDKAGENVTLKAEGVNFDADVSDVFEFTSGPINDSGDTLRVEVCISDCPYIQNEPYIIDLIASDNACPLPQRDTVRMTINVEPPPNTKPYYLSPDANTIQVRSEAEGQVVALDELLIGIDDDPFDSLRFFFYAEDYNPTNYGMSLDTVLDTYGRKEVRFNWNTDCQAFPFGGKNTFDLGIVLEDYDTCAFDSGDTLFYELEVILPPNNDPKVSGPASDYSRQIKTNLLFDVIASDEDNDPIEITGLGNLFDFSNVGIDFADVQGNGNIESPFSWDLSCDNLGINKTTNYTLYFIADDDDYCNETNADTLAVQVEVVVPLNTKPDFQIEEFYSLSVNETFELEVVATDGDNTDLLTLDLLSPNAAPASQGFSFEGNTGVGAVSSMLTWTPECSLLGENRTPETYPIDFLVFDDNCPNTELRTLTVNFQIEELVVDYDIFTPPNAFSPNGDGHNDTYALSNLHEEFYNLPPDNCDDQFQSIVIFDRAGGKVFQSSDREFVWTGDGFDTGTYYFHIEYLNTDYKGVITLVR, encoded by the coding sequence ATGAAAAAACTAATACTGGTTTTATTGATCGGCCTTTTGACTCAACTCAAAGCGCTTGCCTTCCATATTGTGGGTGGAGAAATAGAATTGGTGCACATCGATGGCTATCAATATTACCTCAATTTGGTTCAGTATTTCGATAATGCCCAAACGGATAACCCTGGGCCTGACCTTTCTGTACAAGTTTATTTGTTCAGAAACAGTGATCATTCGCTGATCAGAACTGAAATCCTTAACCTAAGCTCAGAACAGGCGGTAAAATATACTAATCCCGAATGTGCCATTGGTTCATTAAAAACCTCTCAGGTTTTTTACACTGCCGAAATCACATTGGAGCCATCCATTTTCAATGAACCTGAAGGCTATTATGCCGTGTGGGAAAGGTGCTGCCGAAATACTTCTATAACGAACATAACCAACCCAGGAGGTCAAGGCATGGCTTATGTTTTAGACTTTCCACCAGTGATTAAAAATGGAGAACAATTCATCAATTCTTCCCCTCAGCTTTTTCCTCCATTAAGTGATTATGCTTGTGTGAATCAAACCTACTATACTGATTTTGCAGGAACCGATGTTGATGGTGATTCAATTGCGTATTCGCTACAACTACCATTCAATAGTAGCTCCCAGGTCGCACTGCCGATTCCTCAACCCAAACCATTTGTAGAATTGATTTATGCCAATGGGTCAAATATTAACAATATCATACCAGGCAACCCTTCACTAGGTATTACTTCAGCGGGTTTTCTTACAGTAAATCCAAGCACAACAGGATTATATGTTTTTTCTGTGCTAGTGGAAGAATACAGAGACCAAGAAAAGATTGGTGAATTGAGACGTGATTTTCAAATGCTGGTAATTGATGGATGCGACCCTCCTACGCCACCGAAAGCAGAAGTACGCCTTCCGGGCGAAACGGAATTTTACAATGAAATTGATATCATTAATTACTCGGCATCGGAGGAAAAATGCTTTGAGTACCTGGTCGTAGATAAAGCTGGCGAAAATGTGACATTAAAAGCGGAAGGCGTAAACTTTGATGCAGATGTATCAGACGTTTTTGAATTCACATCAGGACCAATCAATGATTCAGGAGACACACTCAGAGTAGAAGTTTGTATTTCGGACTGCCCATACATTCAAAACGAGCCTTATATCATTGACCTGATCGCCTCGGACAATGCTTGCCCGCTTCCTCAGCGAGATACAGTCCGAATGACCATCAACGTAGAACCTCCACCTAATACAAAGCCTTATTATTTGAGCCCTGATGCCAATACTATTCAAGTCAGGTCAGAGGCTGAGGGACAAGTAGTTGCGCTAGACGAATTACTAATCGGAATAGATGATGATCCATTCGACTCATTAAGATTCTTCTTTTACGCTGAAGACTACAATCCTACGAATTATGGTATGTCACTAGATACTGTACTTGACACTTATGGTCGAAAAGAGGTTAGATTTAACTGGAATACAGATTGTCAGGCGTTTCCTTTTGGTGGAAAAAACACCTTTGACTTGGGCATTGTGCTCGAAGATTATGACACCTGTGCATTTGACAGTGGAGATACCCTTTTCTACGAGCTAGAGGTAATTCTCCCACCCAATAACGATCCCAAAGTAAGTGGGCCGGCGTCGGATTATTCACGTCAAATCAAAACGAACCTCTTGTTTGATGTTATTGCCTCTGACGAGGACAATGACCCAATCGAAATTACAGGACTTGGCAATCTATTTGATTTCAGTAATGTCGGAATTGATTTTGCAGACGTTCAAGGAAACGGAAATATTGAATCTCCCTTTTCATGGGACCTTTCTTGTGACAATCTTGGGATCAATAAAACCACCAACTACACGCTTTACTTCATTGCCGATGATGATGATTATTGTAACGAAACCAATGCAGATACTCTCGCTGTTCAAGTAGAAGTGGTCGTACCATTGAACACAAAACCCGATTTTCAAATAGAAGAATTCTACTCTTTGAGCGTTAATGAAACGTTTGAACTGGAAGTAGTAGCGACGGATGGAGATAATACAGATCTCCTTACCTTAGATTTACTATCACCTAACGCTGCTCCTGCGTCTCAGGGTTTTTCATTCGAAGGAAATACCGGAGTTGGGGCTGTTTCCTCCATGCTTACCTGGACGCCTGAATGCAGTTTGCTCGGCGAAAATCGAACACCAGAGACGTATCCGATAGATTTTTTAGTCTTCGATGACAATTGCCCCAACACAGAACTAAGGACATTAACCGTGAATTTTCAAATTGAGGAATTAGTGGTCGACTATGATATTTTCACTCCGCCTAATGCATTTTCTCCCAATGGAGACGGTCACAACGACACTTATGCTTTAAGTAATCTGCATGAAGAATTTTACAACCTACCACCGGATAATTGCGATGACCAGTTTCAATCTATTGTTATTTTTGATAGAGCTGGAGGAAAGGTGTTTCAATCGAGTGATAGGGAATTTGTATGGACGGGTGATGGGTTTGATACTGGCACCTATTACTTCCACATAGAATATCTAAATACGGATTACAAAGGAGTCATCACTCTGGTCAGGTAA
- the rlmD gene encoding 23S rRNA (uracil(1939)-C(5))-methyltransferase RlmD — protein sequence MARKKKNIVIENLTVEAVAAEGKSLARQDGQVIFIERTVPGDVVDVQIRKKRKAYSEGYPVKFHQYSDLRIEPICEHFGACGGCKWQNLAYDSQLAFKQQQVMDHLTRIGKVELPEAAPIIGSTKTDRYRNKLEFTFSNKKWLTKEQIDSEEVIERNALGFHVPRLFDKIVDIDTCHLMADPANAIKNEIRSFAIANGYSFFDIREQVGLLRILMIRYTDAGELMVLIQFFENDEEKINTLMNHVKNTFPEITSLLYVINQKKNDTIYDQEILTFAGKDHILEKMGDLEFKIGPKSFYQTNSAQAKVLYDKTLEFADLKGDELVYDLYTGTGTIANYCAKQAKKVVGIEYVEAAIQDAFVNAEVNGITNTDFYAGDMKDLLNDEFVATHGQPDVIITDPPRAGMHDNVVNMILKLSPKKVVYVSCNPATQARDIALMDEQYKVTKIQPVDMFPHTHHVENVVLLELR from the coding sequence ATGGCAAGAAAGAAAAAGAACATAGTAATAGAAAACCTGACAGTAGAAGCAGTAGCCGCGGAAGGTAAGAGCTTAGCCCGTCAGGATGGTCAGGTGATTTTTATCGAACGTACGGTACCCGGAGACGTGGTAGATGTACAAATTCGCAAAAAAAGGAAAGCCTACTCAGAAGGGTATCCTGTGAAATTTCACCAATATTCAGACCTTAGAATAGAGCCAATTTGCGAGCACTTTGGTGCTTGTGGTGGGTGCAAATGGCAAAACCTGGCCTATGATTCTCAGCTGGCCTTTAAACAGCAACAGGTGATGGATCACCTCACACGTATTGGTAAAGTTGAATTACCTGAAGCTGCCCCAATCATAGGTTCGACCAAAACCGATCGATATAGGAATAAGCTAGAGTTTACTTTTTCTAATAAGAAATGGCTAACCAAAGAGCAAATTGATTCTGAGGAGGTGATTGAAAGAAACGCGCTTGGTTTTCATGTGCCTCGTTTGTTTGATAAGATTGTGGATATTGACACTTGCCATTTGATGGCCGATCCTGCCAATGCTATTAAAAATGAAATTCGTTCTTTTGCCATTGCCAATGGTTATTCATTCTTTGACATCCGTGAACAAGTAGGATTGCTGCGAATCTTGATGATTCGTTACACAGATGCAGGGGAGTTGATGGTGTTGATTCAATTCTTTGAAAATGACGAAGAAAAAATCAATACCTTGATGAATCACGTCAAGAATACTTTTCCAGAAATCACTTCTTTGCTTTATGTCATCAATCAGAAGAAGAACGATACGATTTACGATCAGGAGATTCTGACCTTTGCGGGCAAGGATCACATCTTAGAGAAAATGGGTGATCTCGAATTCAAGATTGGACCAAAATCATTTTATCAAACCAATTCTGCTCAAGCCAAAGTACTTTATGACAAGACACTTGAGTTTGCAGACCTGAAAGGAGATGAACTGGTATACGATCTTTACACTGGGACGGGAACCATAGCCAACTACTGTGCGAAACAAGCTAAGAAGGTCGTGGGAATAGAATATGTGGAAGCGGCTATTCAAGATGCTTTTGTTAATGCAGAAGTAAACGGTATCACCAACACGGACTTTTATGCTGGCGACATGAAAGATTTGCTCAATGACGAATTCGTGGCCACGCACGGCCAACCAGATGTGATTATCACTGATCCGCCCCGTGCAGGTATGCACGATAATGTAGTGAATATGATCTTGAAATTATCTCCCAAGAAAGTAGTCTACGTGAGTTGCAATCCAGCCACTCAGGCAAGAGACATTGCCTTGATGGACGAGCAATATAAAGTCACTAAAATTCAGCCCGTAGATATGTTTCCGCATACGCATCATGTGGAGAATGTAGTCCTCTTAGAATTGAGATAG